The Sphingomonas aliaeris genome segment CTGCACGCGGTTGCCGAGCTGGCCCGCGACCGTATCGGGAATGTCGATCGGGTTCTGCGTGATGAAATAGACCCCCACGCCCTTCGACCGGATCAGGCGAACCACCTGTTCGATCTTGTCGAGCAACGCCTTGGGGGCCTCGTCGAACAGCAGATGCGCCTCGTCGAAGAAGAAGCACAGGGTCGGCTTGTCGGGATCGCCGATCTCGGGGAGATGCTCGAACAACTCGCTCATCAGCCACAGCAGGAACGTCGAATACAGTTTGGGCGACGCCATCAGTTTGTCGGCGGCGAGGATGTTGACGATGCCGCGACCGGTATCGTCCACCCCGATAAAATCGTCCATGTCGAGCGCAGGCTCGCCGAAGAAATGGTCGCCGCCCTGGCTGCGCAATTGCAGCAGCGACCGCTGGATCGTGCCGAGGCTCACCTTGCTGACATTGCCGTACGTCGTGGTCAGTTCATCCGCACGCTCGCCGCAATGGACCAGCATCGACTGCAGATCGTCCAGGTCTAGGATCAGCAGTCCGTCCTTGTCGGCGACATGGAATGCGATGTTCAGCACGCCTTCCTGCACCTCGTTCAGATCGAGCAGCCGCGACAGCAGCAGCGGCCCCATCTCGCTGACGGTGGTGCGGATCGGATGGCCCTGTTCGCCGTACAGATCCCAGAATTGCACGGGATTGTCGCTATACGTCCAGTCGGTCTGCCCGATCTCCGCGGCGCGCGCGGCGAAGATGGCATGCGTCTTGGCAGTAGGGGAGCCGGCCATGGCCAGCCCAGACAGGTCGCCCTTCACGTCGGCGACGAAGCACGGCACGCCGCGTGCCGAAAAGCCCTCGATGATGCCTTGCAACGTTACCGTCTTACCGGTGCCGGTCGCGCCCGCG includes the following:
- a CDS encoding helicase HerA-like domain-containing protein — encoded protein: MADGPIFIGSGPGGVDPQNLELKRANRHGLIAGATGTGKTVTLQGIIEGFSARGVPCFVADVKGDLSGLAMAGSPTAKTHAIFAARAAEIGQTDWTYSDNPVQFWDLYGEQGHPIRTTVSEMGPLLLSRLLDLNEVQEGVLNIAFHVADKDGLLILDLDDLQSMLVHCGERADELTTTYGNVSKVSLGTIQRSLLQLRSQGGDHFFGEPALDMDDFIGVDDTGRGIVNILAADKLMASPKLYSTFLLWLMSELFEHLPEIGDPDKPTLCFFFDEAHLLFDEAPKALLDKIEQVVRLIRSKGVGVYFITQNPIDIPDTVAGQLGNRVQHALRAFTPRDQAAVKSAATTFRANPDIDVATAITELKVGEALVSLLLPDGSPSPVQRTLIKAPRSRVGPVTAVERGVLIQTDPIGSKYDTLIDRESAEEILAAKTSEAAAAAAEAKAKTEADKAAAVQAKADAVAAKEAERKRVADQREADRQAKLAAQQQKAAEREAANSPWNRAVTSATRSASSAVGRTVANEVSKAVFGSSRSAGSGIVGGLVRGILGGLFKGR